One window of Arcobacter sp. CECT 8983 genomic DNA carries:
- a CDS encoding 3'-5' exonuclease, whose amino-acid sequence MPHYILFDTETTGNQEEDRVIQFGAMIVDQKGKIEAYDEFCYSDVEIKIEAMEVHNITPDLIKGKPKATETSFYKRLEELNSNENFLIAHNISFDMGMIEKEGFINSYQTIDTLRCAKHLFPEMPYHRLQYLRYALELYKVEEAEAAKHNITIKAHDAIGDVLVMKLFLTKLVKKCREIYPDYNPMEKLAELTKTPVLLKSFRFGKYKNKEIAKVAQEDPGYLNWMRTNMDLDEDLKYTLDKVLS is encoded by the coding sequence ATGCCACACTACATACTATTTGACACAGAAACAACAGGAAATCAAGAAGAAGATAGAGTAATCCAATTTGGAGCAATGATAGTTGATCAAAAAGGTAAAATTGAAGCATATGATGAGTTTTGTTATTCAGATGTTGAAATTAAAATTGAAGCAATGGAAGTTCATAATATCACTCCTGATTTAATAAAAGGAAAACCAAAAGCTACTGAAACTTCTTTTTATAAAAGACTAGAAGAGTTAAACTCTAATGAAAACTTTCTAATTGCACATAATATCTCTTTTGATATGGGAATGATAGAAAAAGAAGGTTTTATTAACAGTTATCAAACTATTGATACTTTAAGATGTGCTAAGCATCTATTTCCAGAAATGCCTTATCATAGATTACAATATTTAAGATATGCTCTTGAGCTATACAAAGTAGAAGAAGCAGAAGCAGCTAAACACAATATCACAATTAAAGCCCATGATGCTATTGGTGATGTTTTAGTTATGAAACTATTTTTAACTAAACTTGTAAAAAAATGTAGAGAAATCTACCCAGATTATAATCCAATGGAAAAATTAGCTGAACTAACTAAAACACCTGTACTACTAAAAAGCTTTAGATTTGGAAAATACAAAAATAAAGAGATTGCAAAAGTAGCACAAGAAGACCCTGGATATCTAAACTGGATGAGAACAAATATGGATTTAGATGAAGATTTAAAATATACCTTGGATAAAGTTCTAAGTTAG
- the tatC gene encoding twin-arginine translocase subunit TatC, translated as MLDDLKPHIADLRKRLMVSALALGIAFFACFFFYEPILGWMMVPVEAVLPPNSQMVAVEIQETFFTALKVAFFAGFIVSLPVIFWQMWLFLAPGLYEHEKKLVVPFVFFATLMFLIGSSFAYYIVVPYGFEFLINFGSAVVTVLPSIGKYVGFFTKLLFGFGVAFELPVITFFLAKIGLVDDKTLKDFFKYAVVLIFILASLLTPPDVITQFLMAGPLIFLYIVSIYIAKVFNPHQPLDEDDEE; from the coding sequence ATGCTTGATGATTTAAAGCCCCATATAGCTGACCTTAGAAAAAGGTTAATGGTCTCTGCACTAGCCCTTGGTATTGCATTTTTTGCTTGTTTTTTCTTTTATGAACCTATTTTAGGTTGGATGATGGTTCCAGTTGAAGCTGTACTTCCACCAAACTCTCAAATGGTAGCAGTAGAGATTCAAGAAACATTCTTTACAGCCCTTAAAGTAGCATTTTTTGCAGGTTTTATTGTTTCATTACCTGTAATTTTCTGGCAAATGTGGTTATTTTTAGCACCTGGTCTTTATGAACATGAAAAAAAACTAGTTGTTCCTTTTGTATTTTTTGCAACATTAATGTTTTTAATTGGCTCGTCTTTTGCTTATTATATTGTTGTGCCATATGGTTTTGAGTTCTTAATTAACTTTGGTTCGGCTGTTGTTACGGTATTACCAAGTATTGGTAAATATGTTGGTTTCTTTACAAAATTATTATTTGGTTTTGGTGTTGCTTTTGAATTACCTGTAATTACATTTTTCTTAGCAAAAATTGGACTTGTTGATGATAAAACATTAAAAGACTTCTTTAAATATGCAGTTGTATTGATTTTTATTTTAGCATCACTTTTAACTCCACCTGATGTAATTACACAATTTTTAATGGCTGGACCACTTATTTTCCTTTATATTGTTTCAATATACATTGCAAAGGTATTTAATCCACATCAACCATTAGATGAAGATGATGAAGAGTAA
- the queA gene encoding tRNA preQ1(34) S-adenosylmethionine ribosyltransferase-isomerase QueA, protein MMKSNLDPLKTSSYDYNLPKELIATKPVYPADSAKLLVYNTETDTITHTTFKSLMDFLPDNLSVFLNDTKVIKARIFGEKESGGKIELLFNKPLFMDRYLVMIRGKVKVGTKLFFPLDLEAEVLEVNDDGSRIVNFKQNEKKLDFLSLVDILNEIGHLPLPPYMNREDEEKDNEDYQTLFAKNYGAVAAPTASLHFTEELLEKINDKYDVNYLTLHVGAGTFKPVDSEDILSHPMHSEYFEIGSEAKKSLDEAQKVLAVGTTVTRTVEYYARTNKIQGECDLFLNPANTPIKVDHLLTNFHLPKSTLIMLIASFVGLEKTLEIYEEAIKEKYRFYSYGDGMLII, encoded by the coding sequence ATGATGAAGAGTAATCTAGACCCACTTAAAACTTCTAGCTATGATTATAACCTTCCAAAAGAACTCATAGCTACGAAGCCAGTTTACCCAGCAGACAGTGCAAAACTTTTAGTTTATAACACAGAAACTGACACGATAACTCATACAACTTTTAAGTCTTTAATGGATTTTCTTCCTGATAACTTGTCTGTATTTTTAAATGATACAAAAGTTATAAAAGCAAGAATTTTTGGAGAAAAAGAGTCTGGTGGAAAAATTGAGCTTCTTTTTAATAAGCCTCTTTTTATGGATAGATATTTAGTAATGATTAGAGGAAAGGTAAAAGTAGGAACAAAATTATTCTTTCCTTTAGATTTAGAAGCTGAAGTCTTAGAAGTAAACGATGATGGAAGTAGAATTGTAAATTTTAAACAAAATGAGAAAAAACTAGATTTTTTATCATTAGTTGATATCTTAAATGAAATAGGTCATTTACCTCTTCCACCTTATATGAATAGAGAAGATGAAGAAAAAGACAATGAAGATTATCAAACTTTATTCGCTAAAAATTATGGAGCAGTTGCTGCACCAACTGCATCATTACACTTTACAGAAGAATTATTAGAAAAAATTAATGACAAGTATGATGTAAATTATTTAACACTTCATGTTGGAGCTGGAACGTTTAAACCAGTTGATAGTGAAGATATTTTATCTCACCCAATGCACAGTGAATACTTTGAAATAGGAAGTGAAGCTAAAAAATCTTTAGATGAAGCACAAAAAGTTCTTGCAGTAGGAACTACTGTTACAAGAACAGTTGAATACTATGCAAGAACAAATAAAATACAAGGGGAATGTGATCTATTTTTGAATCCAGCTAATACACCTATAAAAGTTGATCATTTACTTACAAATTTCCACCTTCCTAAGTCAACATTAATTATGCTTATTGCATCATTCGTTGGTTTAGAAAAAACACTAGAAATATATGAAGAAGCCATCAAAGAGAAATATAGATTTTACTCTTATGGTGATGGTATGCTTATCATCTAA